GCTCGAGTCCAAGAAGATCTCCAAGACGCAGGCCGTCACCTCCAACGTCTCCCACGACCTCGGCGCCCGCAACGTCCACATCGGCCCCAGCGACTACGTCCAGTGGCTCGACGACCGCAAGTGGGCCTACGTCCGCCTCGAGGGCCGCGCGTTCGGCGAGGTCCCCCTCAACCTCGAGTACAAGCTCGAGGTCTGGGACTCCCCGAACTCGGCCGGCATCATCATCGACGCCGTGCGCGCCGCGAAGATCGCGCTCGACCGCGGCATCGGCGGCCCGCTGCTCTCGGCGTCGAGCTACTTCATGAAGTCCCCGCCCGAGCAGCGCAACGACGACGCCGCGCGCGCGTCCGTCGAGGCGTTCATCCGCGGCGGCGTGGAGCGCTGACCCGGACCGGGGGTGGCCGCCACGGCCACCCCCGGGGCGCTCGGGGTCGTCGGATAGCCTGCGACGGTGGCGGACCGAGCAGAACGTGTGAACACCGGCCGCAGCGTGCTCTCCGACCTGCGGTCGCTCGCCGTCCACCGCGGCTTCCGCAAGCTCTTCGCCGTGCGCCTGGTCTCCCAGTGCGCGGACGGGATGTTCCAGGTCGGCCTGGCCACCCTCTTCTTCTTCTCCCCGCAGAACATGGCGACGGCCGGCGGGGTGGCCGCCGCCTTCGCGGTCCTCCTCCTGCCATTCACCGTGGTGGGGCCGTTCGCGGGCCCGCTGCTGGACCTGTGGCGCCGCCGCCAGGTGCTCCTGCTCGGCAACGCCGTCCGGGTGGTCCTCGCGCTCGTCCTCGCCGTCCTCATCGCCTCCGGCGGCGTGGGCCCGGCCGTCTACGTCCTCGCGCTCGTCACCCTCGGGGTCAACCGGTTCCTGCTCTCCGCCCTGTCCGCCGGGCTGCCGCGGGTGGTCCCCCGTGAGCAGCTGCTCATCGCCAACACCATCACCCCCACCCTCGGGGCGGTCTCCGCGGTGGCCGGCGCCGTCCTCGGCTTCGTCATCGGGGTCGTCGTGCCCGAGGGCGGCGCGAGCGACGCCGCCGCCCTCGTGGCCGCCGCGGCCCTGTTCGGTGCCGCGTCCGCCCTCGCGCTGCGGCTCGGGCGGGACGAGCTCGGCCCCACCCGCCGCGTCGACGCCTCCCGGGTCGGGCGCCAGGTCCGGGCGACGGTGCACGACATGGTCGACGGCGCCCGGTACCTCGTGCGCCGCGGCACGCCCGGCCTGGCGCTCGGGGCGATGGCCGCGCACCGGTTCCTCTACGGCGTGAACTTCCTCGCGCTCATCCTCATCTCGCGCAACCTCCTGTCCGACCCCGCGGACGCCCGCGCCGGGCTGGGGACGTTCGCCCTCCTCACCGGCATCTCCTTCGCGGGCAACGGCCTGGCCATCGTCCTCACCCCGATCGCCCACGAACGCATGCGGCCCTCCACGTGGATCGCCTGGTGCCTGGGGCTCGGGGCGCTGAGCCAGGTGCTCCTCGTCGTCACCGCCGAGCGCGGCGTCGTCATGGTCTCCGCGGTCCTCCTCGGCCTGTCGGTGCAGGGCGCCAAGATCGCCGTCGACACCATCGTCCAGCGCGACACCGACGACGGGTACCGCGGCCGCGCCTTCTCGCTCTACGACGTGCTCTACAACGCGGCCTTCGTCGCCGCCGCCGCCCTCGCGGCGCTGGCGCTGCCCGACGTCGGGTGGTCGCGCCCGGTCTTCGCCGTGACGGCGCTCGCCTACGTCGCGCTCGCCCTGGGCTACCGCCGGGGGACGGGGCGCCTGGGCGACCGGCCCCGGCCGGTGCTCGCCGTCGAGCACGACCCGTCCTGAGCCCCGGCGCAGCGCTCTCCCGGCGGGCGGAGGTAACCTGCCGCGCGTGACTGACGACCGTTTTGACGACCTGCTCGCTGCCAACCGCCACTTCGCGGAGACGTTCACCCTCGCCGGTTTCGACGGCGTCGCCCGGGCGGGCGTCGCCATGGTCACCTGCATGGACTCCCGGATC
The sequence above is a segment of the Georgenia faecalis genome. Coding sequences within it:
- a CDS encoding MFS transporter; amino-acid sequence: MNTGRSVLSDLRSLAVHRGFRKLFAVRLVSQCADGMFQVGLATLFFFSPQNMATAGGVAAAFAVLLLPFTVVGPFAGPLLDLWRRRQVLLLGNAVRVVLALVLAVLIASGGVGPAVYVLALVTLGVNRFLLSALSAGLPRVVPREQLLIANTITPTLGAVSAVAGAVLGFVIGVVVPEGGASDAAALVAAAALFGAASALALRLGRDELGPTRRVDASRVGRQVRATVHDMVDGARYLVRRGTPGLALGAMAAHRFLYGVNFLALILISRNLLSDPADARAGLGTFALLTGISFAGNGLAIVLTPIAHERMRPSTWIAWCLGLGALSQVLLVVTAERGVVMVSAVLLGLSVQGAKIAVDTIVQRDTDDGYRGRAFSLYDVLYNAAFVAAAALAALALPDVGWSRPVFAVTALAYVALALGYRRGTGRLGDRPRPVLAVEHDPS